TCAATAATTCTCGCAATTTCCTCAAAGCTACGTCCGCATTCTGTACCTTTTCCAGCCATTGTTTCTAATGCAATATTTACTGTTTGTTCTGGCGTTAATACTTCATTCAAACCTTTTATAATTTGTGCAATCCCTGCATCTGCACCCGCCCCAACATGAGCTCCAGGATGCAGAACAATTTGTTTTGCTACTCCAAGCGCTTCTGTTCTTTCAATTTCCATGCGCAAGAAATCCACACCTAATTGGAATGTTTCAGGCTTTGTTGTATTTCCAATATTAATAATATATGGTGCATGGACAATAATTTCTTTAATTCCATGTTCTTCCATATGTTTACGGCCAGCTTCTATATTTAATTCTTCAATCGGCTTTCTTCTCGTATTTTGCGGTGCACCTGTGTAAATCATAAATGTCGTAGCACCATATGAAACTGCCTCTTCACTTGCAGCTAATAGCATTTTTTTCCCACTCATTGAAACATGAGATCCAATCTTCAACATATTATCACCTCTTCAATATAC
The window above is part of the Bacillus cytotoxicus NVH 391-98 genome. Proteins encoded here:
- a CDS encoding deoxyribonuclease IV; protein product: MLKIGSHVSMSGKKMLLAASEEAVSYGATTFMIYTGAPQNTRRKPIEELNIEAGRKHMEEHGIKEIIVHAPYIINIGNTTKPETFQLGVDFLRMEIERTEALGVAKQIVLHPGAHVGAGADAGIAQIIKGLNEVLTPEQTVNIALETMAGKGTECGRSFEEIARIIDGVTYNEKLSVCFDTCHTHDAGYDIANDFDGVLNEFDKIVGIDRLQVLHVNDSKNVRGAAKDRHENIGFGHIGYKALHDIVHHPQLEHIPKILETPYVGEEKKDKKPPYKFEIEMLKNGTFDEGLLEKIKGQ